One genomic region from Phragmites australis chromosome 1, lpPhrAust1.1, whole genome shotgun sequence encodes:
- the LOC133919807 gene encoding protein STICHEL-like 4 isoform X1: protein MAAPDRAAVGGGAGGHLRGHAHLTNCIHLRHHHAHGGGGGGVGGASSLGRRRSPTSVASAALMRDLLALQRSRSLRDPSTRRSVESSRSRVAADPDADTNDDGGGGVDIPAKSRRSAGASTTGALKTLLDQLAESPHPHPKPGRRPPRRFKRRAGRRAATASKPPDRADALSVNSSSQEAVCGNKYLFHEGEDDGDELQQQLLQDSRNVCGIPWNWSRLHHRGKSILDMAGCSFSCGLSDSRSTAGRKSEAAAATTTSGGRVNASRSLFPVKSERLASSTSSDSDALPLLVDGAASGACNRIGGTSGSYSGELGIFSNQTSEMDSDLLSEAQSGQKPRASQRDHGRHRSLTQKFAPKTFKDVVGQSLVVQALSNAILRRKIGLVHVFYGPHGTGKTSCARVFAKALNCHSPEHPRPCDSCTSCIAHNLGKSRSLMEIGPIGNIDMDGIVDVLDNVMLSLAPSHYRVFIFDDCDTLPADTWSVISKVVDRAPRRVVFILVSPNLELPHIILSRCQKFYFPKLRECDIVNKLQWICTSESLDVDKDVLKLIASRSDGSLRDAEMTLDQLSLLGQRISLSLVQELVGLVSDDKLVDLLDLALSADTVNTVKTLRDVTETGVDPLALMSQLATIITDILAGSYTFTRERLRRKFFKRPTLSKDDMEKLRQALKTLTEAEKQLRVSNDKTTWLTAALLQLAPDKQYLLPSSSTSTSFNHGVLVGSFPDRDIARNLAIEHNGNVAGTSYGERRPVEHTENSHVLSTSAFRANDVSKHRKTKNEIIWQTVLESIQPDTLRRMMAKEGRLSSVSLGTAPTVQLIFSSRVNKSKAENYRGQILQAFESVLRSAIILEIRYESKNDARSGHAPSMFPYPENDCSNMTLRRSFSKHSPLSSGGENLIRRLKKDSVVKRASSSKTRWMQSDPHILTEGEIIEVGPSHMHGHAQTKNGALDINERRTENVWEEALSSPNQGSTVNLRGRNGNRQRRQNSLVKGKVSLAHVIGRAEACSQRGGWSKRKAISIAEKLEQENLRLEPRSSSLLCWRTSRTRRKLSSIKVKNRRSRAVSRLILCGRCISTKSPR from the exons ATGGCGGCGCCCGACCGTGCCGCGGTGGGGGGCGGGGCTGGGGGCCACCTCCGCGGCCACGCGCACCTCACTAACTGCATCCACCTGCGTCACCACCACGCGCAcgggggaggcggaggcggagtcGGAGGCGCGTCGTCGTTGGGGCGGAGGCGGAGCCCCACTTCCGTGGCGTCCGCGGCGCTGATGCGCGACCTCCTCGCGCTGCAGCGCTCGCGATCGCTCCGCGACCCGTCCACGCGCCGCTCCGTCGAGTCATCCAGGTCCAGGGTGGCGGCCGACCCCGACGCTGACACAAACgacgacggaggcggcggcgtcgaTATCCCCGCCAAGTCCCGGCGCAGCGCCGGCGCCAGCACGACCGGGGCGTTAAAGACGCTCCTCGATCAGCTCGCCGAGAGCCCCCACCCCCATCCGAAACCCGGTCGACGCCCGCCCCGCCGCTTCAAACGCCGggccggccgccgcgccgccaccgccagtaAGCCTCCAGATCGCGCCGACGCGCTCTCCGTTAACTCCAGCTCCCAGGAGGCCGTCTGCGGCAACAAGTACCTGTTCCACGAAGGCGAGGACGATGGCGACGAGCTGCAGCAGCAGTTGTTGCAGGACTCGCGCAACGTGTGCGGCATTCCTTGGAACTGGTCGCGCCTGCACCACCGCGGCAAGTCTATCCTTGACATGGCAGGCTGCAGCTTCTCGTGCGGTCTCTCTGACTCTAGGTCCACGGCGGGGCGAAAAtccgaagccgccgccgccaccaccacctcagGCGGCCGCGTCAATGCCTCGCGTTCCCTTTTCCCAGTTAAGTCCGAGAGGCTGGCCTCCTCGACCAGCTCGGACTCCGACGCGTTGCCTCTGCTCGTCGACGGGGCCGCCTCTGGTGCGTGCAACCGCATCGGTGGCACTTCCGGGAGCTACTCCGGAGAGCTCGGGATTTTCTCAAACCAGACCAGTGAGATGGACTCCGACTTGTTGTCGGAGGCTCAGTCGGGGCAGAAGCCGCGGGCCTCGCAGCGTGACCATGGGCGGCACAGAAGCCTGACGCAGAAATTCGCGCCGAAGACGTTCAAGGATGTTGTCGGGCAGAGCTTGGTGGTGCAGGCGCTGTCCAACGCCATCCTGAGGAGGAAGATTGGCTTGGTGCACGTGTTCTATGGGCCGCACGGTACAGGCAAGACTTCATGCGCACGCGTCTTCGCCAAGGCGCTCAACTGCCActcccccgagcaccccaggcCCTGTGACTCGTGCACTTCGTGCATTGCCCACAATCTTGGCAAGAGCAGGAGCCTGATGGAGATTGGGCCTATTGGCAACATCGACATGGATGGCATTGTTGATGTCCTTGACAATGTGATGCTTTCACTGGCACCATCACACTACAGGGTGTTTATATTCGATGACTGCGATACATTGCCAGCCGACACTTGGAGTGTCATCTCAAAAGTCGTGGATCGGGCGCCCCGTCGTGTTGTGTTCATCCTCGTCAGTCCTAACCTCGAACTTCCTCACATCATCCTGTCGAGATGCCAGAAGTTCTATTTTCCTAAGTTGAGAGAGTGCGACATTGTTAACAAGTTGCAGTGGATTTGCACGAGTGAAAGTCTAGACGTTGATAAGGATGTGCTGAAGCTAATTGCATCCCGTTCCGATGGATCTTTGAGGGATGCTGAGATGACTCTTGATCAGCTGAGTTTACTGGGGCAGAGGATTTCCTTGTCTCTTGTCCAAGAACTG GTTGGTCTGGTGTCTGATGATAAACTTGTTGATTTGCTTGATTTGGCACTATCTGCCGACACTGTAAACACAGTTAAGACACTACGAGATGTTACAGAAACTGGAGTCGATCCTTTAGCACTGATGTCTCAACTTGCAACGATAATTACTGACATTCTTGCCGGTTCCTATACATTTACGCGAGAAAGACTACGAAGGAAGTTCTTCAAACGTCCTACAT TGTCAAAAGATGACATGGAAAAACTACGCCAGGCTTTGAAAACACTAACTGAAGCTGAAAAGCAATTGAGGGTCTCTAACGACAAGACAACCTGGCTAACTGCTGCTCTGCTTCAGCTTGCTCCTGATAAACAGTATCTGTTGCCAAGTTCATCAACAAGTACGAGTTTCAACCATGGTGTGTTGGTTGGTTCCTTTCCTGATAGGGATATAGCAAGGAACTTAGCAATTGAGCATAATGGTAACGTGGCAGGCACTTCTTATGGGGAAAGGAGACCTGTTGAACACACAGAAAATAGCCATGTGTTGTCAACCAGTGCTTTCAGAGCAAATGATGTATCTAAACATAGGAAAACCAAAAATGAAATTATTTGGCAAACTGTGCTTGAGAGTATTCAGCCAgacacattgagaagaatgatgGCTAAAGAGGGAAGGCTAAGCTCTGTCAGCCTAGGCACAG CACCAACAGTGCAACTAATATTCAGCTCACGTGTCAATAAGTCCAAAGCTGAAAACTACAGAGGACAGATTCTGCAGGCATTTGAGTCTGTTCTTCGTTCTGCTATAATACTTGAAATCCGATATGAATCAAAGAATGATGCGAGATCAGGTCATGCTCCATCGATGTTTCCTTACCCTGAGAATGACTGTTCCAACATGACATTAAGGAGGTCCTTCAGTAAACATAGTCCGCTCTCATCTGGAGGTGAGAATCTAATTAGGAGGCTTAAAAAGGACAGTGTTGTGAAGAGAGCTAGCTCTAGTAAGACTAGATGGATGCAATCTGATCCCCACATATTAACGGAAGGTGAAATCATTGAAGTTGGGCCTTCTCACATGCATGGGCATGCTCAAACAAAGAATGGTGCTCTTGACATAAATGAAAGAAGAACGGAGAATGTATGGGAAGAAGCTTTGTCATCACCAAACCAAGGGAGCACGGTTAATCTAAGAGGAAGAAATGGGAATAGACAGCGCCGACAGAACAGCTTAGTAAAAGGGAAGGTATCTCTTGCTCATGTTATTGGGAGGGCAGAAGCTTGTTCTCAACGAGGAGGCTGGTCTAAACGAAAAGCTATCTCAATTGCTGAAAAGCTAGAGCAAGAGAATTT GAGATTGGAGCCTAGATCAAGTAGTCTACTTTGTTGGAGAACTTCAAGAACTCGACGGAAG CTCTCTTCAATTAAGGTCAAGAATCGAAGGTCGCGAGCTGTATCAAGGCTTATCTTGTGTGGAAGATGCATTTCCACAAAGTCTCCGAGATAG
- the LOC133919807 gene encoding protein STICHEL-like 4 isoform X2, translated as MAAPDRAAVGGGAGGHLRGHAHLTNCIHLRHHHAHGGGGGGVGGASSLGRRRSPTSVASAALMRDLLALQRSRSLRDPSTRRSVESSRSRVAADPDADTNDDGGGGVDIPAKSRRSAGASTTGALKTLLDQLAESPHPHPKPGRRPPRRFKRRAGRRAATASKPPDRADALSVNSSSQEAVCGNKYLFHEGEDDGDELQQQLLQDSRNVCGIPWNWSRLHHRGKSILDMAGCSFSCGLSDSRSTAGRKSEAAAATTTSGGRVNASRSLFPVKSERLASSTSSDSDALPLLVDGAASGACNRIGGTSGSYSGELGIFSNQTSEMDSDLLSEAQSGQKPRASQRDHGRHRSLTQKFAPKTFKDVVGQSLVVQALSNAILRRKIGLVHVFYGPHGTGKTSCARVFAKALNCHSPEHPRPCDSCTSCIAHNLGKSRSLMEIGPIGNIDMDGIVDVLDNVMLSLAPSHYRVFIFDDCDTLPADTWSVISKVVDRAPRRVVFILVSPNLELPHIILSRCQKFYFPKLRECDIVNKLQWICTSESLDVDKDVLKLIASRSDGSLRDAEMTLDQLSLLGQRISLSLVQELVGLVSDDKLVDLLDLALSADTVNTVKTLRDVTETGVDPLALMSQLATIITDILAGSYTFTRERLRRKFFKRPTLSKDDMEKLRQALKTLTEAEKQLRVSNDKTTWLTAALLQLAPDKQYLLPSSSTSTSFNHGVLVGSFPDRDIARNLAIEHNGNVAGTSYGERRPVEHTENSHVLSTSAFRANDVSKHRKTKNEIIWQTVLESIQPDTLRRMMAKEGRLSSVSLGTVQLIFSSRVNKSKAENYRGQILQAFESVLRSAIILEIRYESKNDARSGHAPSMFPYPENDCSNMTLRRSFSKHSPLSSGGENLIRRLKKDSVVKRASSSKTRWMQSDPHILTEGEIIEVGPSHMHGHAQTKNGALDINERRTENVWEEALSSPNQGSTVNLRGRNGNRQRRQNSLVKGKVSLAHVIGRAEACSQRGGWSKRKAISIAEKLEQENLRLEPRSSSLLCWRTSRTRRKLSSIKVKNRRSRAVSRLILCGRCISTKSPR; from the exons ATGGCGGCGCCCGACCGTGCCGCGGTGGGGGGCGGGGCTGGGGGCCACCTCCGCGGCCACGCGCACCTCACTAACTGCATCCACCTGCGTCACCACCACGCGCAcgggggaggcggaggcggagtcGGAGGCGCGTCGTCGTTGGGGCGGAGGCGGAGCCCCACTTCCGTGGCGTCCGCGGCGCTGATGCGCGACCTCCTCGCGCTGCAGCGCTCGCGATCGCTCCGCGACCCGTCCACGCGCCGCTCCGTCGAGTCATCCAGGTCCAGGGTGGCGGCCGACCCCGACGCTGACACAAACgacgacggaggcggcggcgtcgaTATCCCCGCCAAGTCCCGGCGCAGCGCCGGCGCCAGCACGACCGGGGCGTTAAAGACGCTCCTCGATCAGCTCGCCGAGAGCCCCCACCCCCATCCGAAACCCGGTCGACGCCCGCCCCGCCGCTTCAAACGCCGggccggccgccgcgccgccaccgccagtaAGCCTCCAGATCGCGCCGACGCGCTCTCCGTTAACTCCAGCTCCCAGGAGGCCGTCTGCGGCAACAAGTACCTGTTCCACGAAGGCGAGGACGATGGCGACGAGCTGCAGCAGCAGTTGTTGCAGGACTCGCGCAACGTGTGCGGCATTCCTTGGAACTGGTCGCGCCTGCACCACCGCGGCAAGTCTATCCTTGACATGGCAGGCTGCAGCTTCTCGTGCGGTCTCTCTGACTCTAGGTCCACGGCGGGGCGAAAAtccgaagccgccgccgccaccaccacctcagGCGGCCGCGTCAATGCCTCGCGTTCCCTTTTCCCAGTTAAGTCCGAGAGGCTGGCCTCCTCGACCAGCTCGGACTCCGACGCGTTGCCTCTGCTCGTCGACGGGGCCGCCTCTGGTGCGTGCAACCGCATCGGTGGCACTTCCGGGAGCTACTCCGGAGAGCTCGGGATTTTCTCAAACCAGACCAGTGAGATGGACTCCGACTTGTTGTCGGAGGCTCAGTCGGGGCAGAAGCCGCGGGCCTCGCAGCGTGACCATGGGCGGCACAGAAGCCTGACGCAGAAATTCGCGCCGAAGACGTTCAAGGATGTTGTCGGGCAGAGCTTGGTGGTGCAGGCGCTGTCCAACGCCATCCTGAGGAGGAAGATTGGCTTGGTGCACGTGTTCTATGGGCCGCACGGTACAGGCAAGACTTCATGCGCACGCGTCTTCGCCAAGGCGCTCAACTGCCActcccccgagcaccccaggcCCTGTGACTCGTGCACTTCGTGCATTGCCCACAATCTTGGCAAGAGCAGGAGCCTGATGGAGATTGGGCCTATTGGCAACATCGACATGGATGGCATTGTTGATGTCCTTGACAATGTGATGCTTTCACTGGCACCATCACACTACAGGGTGTTTATATTCGATGACTGCGATACATTGCCAGCCGACACTTGGAGTGTCATCTCAAAAGTCGTGGATCGGGCGCCCCGTCGTGTTGTGTTCATCCTCGTCAGTCCTAACCTCGAACTTCCTCACATCATCCTGTCGAGATGCCAGAAGTTCTATTTTCCTAAGTTGAGAGAGTGCGACATTGTTAACAAGTTGCAGTGGATTTGCACGAGTGAAAGTCTAGACGTTGATAAGGATGTGCTGAAGCTAATTGCATCCCGTTCCGATGGATCTTTGAGGGATGCTGAGATGACTCTTGATCAGCTGAGTTTACTGGGGCAGAGGATTTCCTTGTCTCTTGTCCAAGAACTG GTTGGTCTGGTGTCTGATGATAAACTTGTTGATTTGCTTGATTTGGCACTATCTGCCGACACTGTAAACACAGTTAAGACACTACGAGATGTTACAGAAACTGGAGTCGATCCTTTAGCACTGATGTCTCAACTTGCAACGATAATTACTGACATTCTTGCCGGTTCCTATACATTTACGCGAGAAAGACTACGAAGGAAGTTCTTCAAACGTCCTACAT TGTCAAAAGATGACATGGAAAAACTACGCCAGGCTTTGAAAACACTAACTGAAGCTGAAAAGCAATTGAGGGTCTCTAACGACAAGACAACCTGGCTAACTGCTGCTCTGCTTCAGCTTGCTCCTGATAAACAGTATCTGTTGCCAAGTTCATCAACAAGTACGAGTTTCAACCATGGTGTGTTGGTTGGTTCCTTTCCTGATAGGGATATAGCAAGGAACTTAGCAATTGAGCATAATGGTAACGTGGCAGGCACTTCTTATGGGGAAAGGAGACCTGTTGAACACACAGAAAATAGCCATGTGTTGTCAACCAGTGCTTTCAGAGCAAATGATGTATCTAAACATAGGAAAACCAAAAATGAAATTATTTGGCAAACTGTGCTTGAGAGTATTCAGCCAgacacattgagaagaatgatgGCTAAAGAGGGAAGGCTAAGCTCTGTCAGCCTAGGCACAG TGCAACTAATATTCAGCTCACGTGTCAATAAGTCCAAAGCTGAAAACTACAGAGGACAGATTCTGCAGGCATTTGAGTCTGTTCTTCGTTCTGCTATAATACTTGAAATCCGATATGAATCAAAGAATGATGCGAGATCAGGTCATGCTCCATCGATGTTTCCTTACCCTGAGAATGACTGTTCCAACATGACATTAAGGAGGTCCTTCAGTAAACATAGTCCGCTCTCATCTGGAGGTGAGAATCTAATTAGGAGGCTTAAAAAGGACAGTGTTGTGAAGAGAGCTAGCTCTAGTAAGACTAGATGGATGCAATCTGATCCCCACATATTAACGGAAGGTGAAATCATTGAAGTTGGGCCTTCTCACATGCATGGGCATGCTCAAACAAAGAATGGTGCTCTTGACATAAATGAAAGAAGAACGGAGAATGTATGGGAAGAAGCTTTGTCATCACCAAACCAAGGGAGCACGGTTAATCTAAGAGGAAGAAATGGGAATAGACAGCGCCGACAGAACAGCTTAGTAAAAGGGAAGGTATCTCTTGCTCATGTTATTGGGAGGGCAGAAGCTTGTTCTCAACGAGGAGGCTGGTCTAAACGAAAAGCTATCTCAATTGCTGAAAAGCTAGAGCAAGAGAATTT GAGATTGGAGCCTAGATCAAGTAGTCTACTTTGTTGGAGAACTTCAAGAACTCGACGGAAG CTCTCTTCAATTAAGGTCAAGAATCGAAGGTCGCGAGCTGTATCAAGGCTTATCTTGTGTGGAAGATGCATTTCCACAAAGTCTCCGAGATAG